The following are encoded in a window of Brevibacillus sp. DP1.3A genomic DNA:
- a CDS encoding peroxiredoxin-like family protein: MDKPHFQSLREELDYTTIQIADFLTREVTDSFTRSIEELRISGQAKGLPIGSMAPDFTLNDHTGKTITLSEEIVKGPIVLTFFRGSWCPYCNLELQAYQKQIDTITSLGAQLFAISPQSPAHSLTMQEKNGLSFPVLCDTNNQVAEKYKLRFRLPDSLQDTYRSLDIDLKHFNSDDSWTLPIPATYILDNQSVIRLACLDPDYKKRMEPTEVLDILRNLT, translated from the coding sequence ATGGATAAACCACATTTTCAGAGCCTGCGCGAAGAGCTAGATTATACAACCATTCAAATAGCAGACTTCCTCACTCGTGAAGTAACAGATTCATTTACAAGATCAATCGAGGAGCTGAGGATCTCTGGACAGGCAAAGGGCTTACCGATTGGTTCGATGGCGCCTGATTTCACATTGAACGATCACACTGGCAAGACCATTACCTTGTCGGAAGAAATCGTAAAAGGTCCCATCGTCCTCACGTTTTTCCGTGGATCATGGTGCCCCTACTGCAATTTGGAACTGCAAGCATACCAAAAACAGATCGATACGATAACCTCTCTGGGTGCCCAATTGTTTGCCATTAGCCCACAATCTCCTGCACACTCTCTTACTATGCAAGAGAAAAACGGACTGAGCTTTCCCGTGTTATGCGATACCAATAACCAGGTAGCAGAAAAATATAAACTCAGATTCAGACTGCCTGATTCTTTACAGGATACCTACCGATCATTGGATATTGATCTCAAGCATTTTAATAGTGACGATTCTTGGACGCTCCCCATTCCTGCTACTTATATCCTCGACAACCAGAGCGTAATCCGGTTAGCATGCTTAGATCCAGATTACAAAAAGCGAATGGAGCCAACCGAAGTTTTAGACATTCTGCGTAACCTAACCTAA
- a CDS encoding alpha/beta hydrolase yields MDARIETKTIQTDRLLVSYLTAGVPEGEPLLLIHGNASANLFWDDTIAALCDQYRVYAPDMRGYGASEALPIDATRGLRDWSDDLHSFIRALDLPTPIHLAGWSLGGGIVMQFAIDHPQEVRSLILIAPMSPYGFGGTKDIAGTPCYSSFSGSGGGAVNSELVKRIAAKDMSNESPSSPRNVMNQLYFKPPFQVDPEQEDRYVSAILSTRTGEDFYPGAFEYVNDWPGVAPGATGITNAISPKYVNLSGIVQIEPKCPILWIRGADDAIISDQSLADFGTLGKLGYVPGWPGEDDYPPQPMVSQIRDVLEQYQRAGGSYQEFVMEHVGHAPHIEKAAEFIELIRKTVRA; encoded by the coding sequence ATGGATGCACGAATCGAAACAAAAACGATTCAAACAGATCGATTGCTTGTTTCCTACCTGACAGCAGGCGTACCGGAAGGAGAACCGCTTCTCCTCATTCACGGCAATGCATCAGCCAACTTGTTCTGGGATGATACCATTGCGGCTCTATGTGACCAGTACCGTGTGTATGCACCTGATATGCGTGGCTATGGAGCAAGTGAAGCATTGCCTATCGATGCAACACGCGGTTTGCGAGACTGGTCGGATGACCTTCATTCGTTTATTCGGGCATTGGACTTGCCAACACCTATCCATCTTGCCGGCTGGTCTTTGGGTGGAGGGATCGTGATGCAGTTTGCCATCGATCACCCGCAGGAAGTCCGCTCCCTGATTCTAATCGCCCCCATGTCCCCTTACGGCTTTGGTGGAACCAAGGATATAGCTGGCACCCCCTGCTACAGCAGCTTTTCAGGCTCGGGTGGAGGAGCCGTCAACTCCGAGCTGGTTAAAAGGATAGCAGCCAAAGATATGAGTAATGAATCTCCCTCCAGTCCTCGCAATGTCATGAATCAACTTTATTTCAAGCCCCCGTTCCAAGTCGACCCAGAGCAGGAAGACCGTTATGTGAGCGCGATACTCTCTACGAGAACGGGAGAAGACTTTTACCCTGGTGCTTTTGAATACGTAAACGATTGGCCCGGTGTTGCTCCTGGGGCGACAGGGATTACGAATGCGATTTCTCCCAAATACGTAAATTTGTCCGGTATTGTCCAGATTGAGCCGAAGTGTCCGATTTTATGGATTCGCGGTGCGGATGATGCCATTATCTCGGATCAGTCGCTTGCTGATTTCGGTACCCTGGGCAAGCTTGGCTATGTCCCCGGATGGCCAGGGGAAGACGACTATCCCCCGCAGCCAATGGTCTCCCAAATTCGTGACGTGCTCGAACAGTATCAACGCGCTGGGGGTTCCTATCAGGAGTTTGTCATGGAACATGTGGGGCATGCTCCACACATCGAGAAAGCAGCGGAGTTTATAGAGCTCATTCGAAAAACCGTCAGGGCATGA
- the yhbH gene encoding sporulation protein YhbH has product MKDESSFIVSREDWSLHRKGYQDQNRHQEKVKEAIKKNLPDLVSEENIIMSNGREVIKIPIRSLDEYRLRFNFQKGKHGGQGKGNSKVGDVVARDGDPAQGPGKGQGAGDQPGVDYYEAEISVEELQEMLFAELELPNLQQKDEEQIVVEETRFNDVRKKGLMGNIDKKRTLIAAIRRNALAGYSDMELGITDDDLRFKTWEEIIKPHSNAVIIAMMDTSGSMGVFEKYIARSFFFWMVRFLRTKYEKVEIVFIAHHTDAKEVTEDTFFSKGESGGTICSSAYKKALEIIDSRYPTSQYNIYPFHFSDGDNLTSDNERCVKLVKELMERCNMFGYGEVNQYNRHSTLMSAYRHIKEPKFMHCVIREKGEVYKALRTFFGKKEAVK; this is encoded by the coding sequence ATGAAAGATGAATCATCGTTCATTGTCTCCCGGGAAGACTGGTCGCTGCACCGCAAAGGGTACCAGGACCAAAATCGACACCAGGAAAAAGTGAAAGAAGCGATCAAAAAAAATCTGCCCGATCTCGTCAGCGAAGAAAACATCATCATGTCGAATGGTCGGGAAGTTATTAAGATCCCTATTCGCTCCCTGGATGAATACCGATTGCGTTTTAACTTCCAAAAGGGAAAACATGGCGGTCAAGGTAAAGGAAATAGTAAAGTAGGCGATGTCGTAGCCCGTGACGGCGATCCGGCACAAGGGCCAGGAAAAGGTCAGGGAGCGGGTGATCAGCCAGGTGTAGACTACTACGAGGCTGAAATCAGCGTAGAAGAATTGCAGGAGATGCTTTTCGCCGAGCTGGAGCTGCCGAACCTTCAACAAAAAGACGAGGAACAAATCGTCGTGGAAGAGACTCGGTTCAATGATGTCAGGAAAAAAGGCTTGATGGGTAACATTGATAAAAAACGTACGCTGATCGCAGCCATCCGCCGAAATGCGCTGGCAGGCTACAGTGATATGGAGCTGGGGATCACCGATGATGACCTGCGCTTCAAGACGTGGGAAGAGATCATCAAGCCACATTCCAATGCTGTCATTATTGCGATGATGGATACGTCGGGAAGTATGGGCGTGTTTGAAAAGTATATCGCCCGCAGCTTCTTCTTCTGGATGGTACGTTTTCTGCGCACCAAGTACGAAAAAGTCGAGATCGTCTTCATTGCCCATCATACGGATGCGAAGGAAGTAACGGAGGACACCTTTTTCTCGAAAGGGGAAAGCGGGGGGACGATCTGCTCCTCTGCCTACAAGAAAGCGTTGGAGATCATCGATAGCCGCTACCCAACATCGCAGTACAACATTTACCCGTTCCATTTTTCCGATGGCGACAACCTCACGTCTGACAATGAGCGTTGCGTAAAGCTGGTAAAAGAGCTCATGGAGAGATGCAACATGTTCGGCTATGGCGAAGTGAATCAGTATAATCGTCATTCAACCCTCATGTCAGCATATCGCCACATCAAAGAGCCGAAATTCATGCATTGTGTCATTCGGGAAAAGGGCGAGGTATACAAGGCATTGCGTACTTTCTTTGGCAAGAAGGAAGCTGTGAAGTAA
- a CDS encoding PrkA family serine protein kinase, whose translation MDILKRIAEHRAREENLMWRGTFAEYLQLVRKNPQIAQTAHSRVYNMIKSAGVEENEDGSRSYQFFSREIFGLDRSVERLVEEYFHSAARRLDVRKRILLLMGPVSGGKSTLVTMLKRGLEEYSRTEDGAIFALDGCPMHEEPLHLIPHELRPEVEEELGIKIEGELTPYNRMRLENEFGGCIEDFPVHRILFSEANRVGIGTFSPSDPKSQDIADLTGSIDFSTITKYGSESDPRAYRFDGELNKANRGLMEFQEMLKCDEKFLWHLLSLTQEGNFKAGRFALISADELIVAHTNESEYKAFIANKKNEALQSRIIVMPMPYNLRVSDEEKIYAKLIKQSDLGHVHIAPHALRSAAVFSIMTRLKESKKQGADLLKKMRLYDGESVEGFKGADLEELRNEHSDEGMSGIDPRYVINRISSALIRRDTECINALDILRALKEGFDQHPSITKEQRERYMNFISIARKEYDELAKKEVQKAFVYSYEESAKTLMDNYLDNVEAYCNMNKIRDPVTGEEMDPDERLMRSIEEQIGISENAKRAFREEILIRISAYARKGKRFDYSTHDRLREAIEKKLFADLKDVVKITTSNKTPDEHQLKKINEVTKRLIEEHQYCPVCANELLRYVGSLLNR comes from the coding sequence ATGGACATTTTAAAACGGATCGCTGAGCACCGGGCCCGCGAAGAAAACCTGATGTGGAGAGGAACATTCGCCGAATATTTGCAACTGGTACGTAAAAATCCGCAAATAGCCCAGACGGCGCACTCACGCGTCTACAACATGATTAAAAGCGCGGGGGTTGAAGAGAACGAGGACGGCTCACGTTCGTATCAATTTTTTAGTCGAGAAATCTTCGGATTGGATCGTTCTGTTGAGCGCCTAGTGGAGGAATATTTCCACTCGGCTGCACGTCGTCTGGATGTTCGCAAACGCATCTTGCTCTTGATGGGACCTGTCAGTGGCGGTAAGTCTACGCTCGTAACGATGCTCAAGCGAGGACTGGAAGAGTATTCTCGGACGGAAGACGGAGCGATCTTTGCACTTGATGGTTGCCCCATGCACGAAGAACCTCTTCATCTTATCCCGCACGAGTTGCGTCCAGAGGTAGAAGAAGAGCTGGGAATCAAGATTGAAGGGGAATTGACGCCCTATAACCGGATGAGGTTGGAGAACGAATTCGGAGGGTGCATCGAAGATTTCCCTGTTCACCGGATTTTGTTTTCCGAAGCCAATCGTGTCGGGATCGGTACATTTAGCCCTTCCGATCCGAAGTCTCAGGATATTGCCGATTTGACGGGGAGCATCGACTTTTCGACGATTACGAAGTACGGCTCTGAGTCTGACCCGCGCGCGTATCGTTTTGATGGGGAGCTGAACAAAGCCAATCGCGGATTGATGGAATTCCAGGAAATGTTGAAATGCGACGAGAAATTTTTGTGGCATCTCCTGTCGCTGACACAGGAAGGGAACTTCAAGGCAGGTCGTTTTGCCCTCATTTCTGCAGATGAGCTGATTGTTGCGCATACGAATGAATCGGAGTACAAGGCTTTTATTGCGAATAAGAAAAATGAGGCACTGCAATCTCGGATTATCGTTATGCCGATGCCGTATAATCTGCGTGTCAGTGACGAAGAAAAAATATACGCAAAATTAATCAAGCAATCCGACTTGGGGCATGTGCATATTGCACCGCATGCGCTCCGGTCAGCAGCAGTCTTTTCCATTATGACCCGCCTGAAAGAATCGAAAAAACAAGGGGCCGACTTGCTGAAAAAGATGCGGCTGTATGACGGTGAATCGGTGGAAGGCTTCAAGGGAGCCGATCTGGAAGAGCTGCGTAACGAGCATTCCGATGAAGGAATGTCTGGTATTGATCCGCGTTATGTCATCAACCGTATCTCCAGTGCACTGATCCGCCGCGACACCGAGTGCATCAATGCGCTTGATATTCTCCGGGCGCTAAAAGAAGGCTTTGACCAGCATCCATCCATCACCAAGGAGCAGCGGGAGAGGTATATGAACTTCATCTCTATCGCGCGCAAGGAATACGACGAGCTGGCGAAAAAAGAAGTGCAGAAGGCGTTTGTCTACAGCTACGAAGAGTCGGCAAAAACGCTCATGGATAACTATTTGGACAATGTGGAAGCTTATTGCAACATGAACAAAATCCGTGACCCCGTTACAGGTGAGGAGATGGATCCAGATGAGCGCCTGATGCGTTCTATCGAGGAGCAAATCGGCATCTCAGAAAATGCCAAGCGGGCCTTCCGTGAAGAAATTCTCATCCGTATCTCGGCCTATGCGCGTAAAGGGAAGCGTTTTGACTACAGCACGCATGATCGTCTGCGGGAAGCTATCGAGAAGAAGCTGTTTGCCGATCTGAAGGATGTCGTCAAGATTACGACCTCGAACAAAACACCAGATGAGCATCAGCTCAAGAAGATTAATGAGGTTACCAAGCGTCTTATCGAAGAGCATCAATATTGCCCAGTTTGCGCAAATGAGCTGCTGCGCTATGTGGGTAGCCTGTTGAACAGATGA
- a CDS encoding GNAT family N-acetyltransferase, translating to MYKQVETVQELAKFHEIKETVWTSMGFEMEYAKEGSAQFLLIAEDGEAGGTFEMTPFSKSNAYMKALFQDVVTEDMKVMEVDSLAVLPKYRGQLGQKGICLMIDYAEKHDYTHAIGVADPTFFSFINKKYQVKATQTKDIVFYKGADAIPTLFHLKDVYDNKHDPKYSWYNSSSSNQVKVEVGG from the coding sequence ATGTACAAACAAGTAGAAACCGTACAAGAGTTAGCAAAATTTCATGAAATCAAAGAAACAGTATGGACAAGCATGGGCTTCGAGATGGAGTACGCGAAAGAAGGCTCCGCACAATTCCTCTTAATTGCCGAAGACGGTGAAGCAGGTGGAACATTTGAAATGACGCCCTTTTCCAAATCAAATGCTTATATGAAAGCACTTTTTCAGGATGTTGTTACAGAAGATATGAAAGTAATGGAGGTAGACAGTCTTGCTGTTTTGCCGAAATACCGTGGACAACTAGGGCAAAAAGGAATTTGCTTGATGATAGATTACGCTGAAAAGCATGATTATACCCACGCAATTGGGGTAGCAGATCCGACTTTTTTTTCGTTCATTAACAAGAAGTATCAAGTAAAAGCGACTCAAACCAAAGATATCGTCTTTTACAAAGGGGCCGATGCCATTCCGACCCTGTTTCATCTAAAAGATGTCTATGACAATAAGCACGATCCGAAATATTCCTGGTACAATTCGTCGTCATCCAACCAAGTAAAAGTCGAGGTAGGTGGGTAA
- a CDS encoding methyl-accepting chemotaxis protein, with product MGNMDNIDNIDLLRRRNNWVVIVFASIITVVQVLNLFLGVSYTFVFTILGILYGVLAPFTYISNRPSFREKAAPFMKFFNFAVIGIFMFIVVGLDPHMINIMTIMFFVAVMGIYQDRLINILTIVSTLGIVSYYFLTQRETIFHSTNNLDLMYFLLTFCFVSVTSMMHAVFNNKLQEESEQQKQEAIASKESLQRVLDQINESLTSMQDYQENLNQVTDGVNVRAVETVASLQDIMESFTVQTSNTDELRREMSSTNLQVEDMTRSVTEMHEYVESTKEATSESGKRIGNIGNDFERFITDIQGTNQLIQELNKETESIGKIIQTISEISAQTNLLALNATIEASRAGEHGRGFAVVADEVRKLAESSKLSSESISSLLMTIRKKMKLVSDMISESQTSFEKNSEGILEVQEMFTNVDNYMQNFADKTKNLQEFIIHVHSMIQEVGAKVEVNADITDKNKESLEEVLVLVSEQKDEVVKVSGGFEKIEQQMRGLHM from the coding sequence GTGGGTAACATGGATAACATTGATAACATTGATCTATTGAGAAGAAGAAACAATTGGGTCGTAATCGTATTCGCAAGTATTATTACGGTTGTTCAGGTCTTAAACCTTTTTCTAGGCGTATCGTACACATTCGTTTTCACGATACTGGGTATTTTGTATGGCGTGCTGGCACCTTTTACTTACATCTCCAATCGCCCGAGCTTCCGTGAAAAAGCAGCGCCCTTCATGAAGTTTTTCAACTTCGCCGTAATCGGGATCTTCATGTTCATCGTAGTTGGACTAGACCCGCATATGATCAATATCATGACCATTATGTTCTTTGTAGCAGTCATGGGGATTTATCAAGACCGACTCATCAATATTTTGACGATTGTATCGACATTGGGTATTGTCTCTTACTACTTCCTGACACAGAGAGAAACGATTTTCCATTCGACTAACAATCTTGATCTGATGTACTTCCTGCTTACCTTCTGCTTCGTCTCTGTCACGAGCATGATGCATGCTGTATTCAATAACAAGCTGCAAGAGGAAAGTGAGCAACAAAAGCAAGAAGCGATTGCCTCGAAGGAATCGTTGCAACGTGTTCTGGATCAAATCAATGAATCACTCACCTCTATGCAAGACTATCAAGAGAATTTGAACCAGGTGACGGACGGCGTGAATGTTCGCGCAGTCGAAACCGTCGCTTCCCTGCAAGACATTATGGAGTCCTTTACGGTCCAGACCAGCAACACGGACGAGCTGCGTCGGGAAATGAGCTCGACGAATCTGCAAGTTGAGGATATGACTCGCTCTGTTACAGAGATGCATGAGTACGTAGAATCGACCAAAGAAGCCACTAGCGAGAGCGGCAAACGCATTGGCAACATCGGCAATGACTTTGAACGATTCATCACGGACATCCAAGGTACGAACCAACTGATTCAAGAGCTCAATAAAGAAACCGAATCGATTGGGAAAATCATTCAAACCATTTCCGAGATTTCTGCACAAACCAATCTGTTGGCACTCAATGCCACGATTGAAGCGTCTCGCGCAGGCGAACACGGCCGAGGATTTGCTGTCGTAGCAGATGAAGTACGCAAGCTGGCTGAATCCTCCAAGCTATCCTCTGAGTCGATCTCGAGCCTGCTGATGACCATTCGCAAAAAAATGAAGCTGGTATCGGATATGATTTCCGAGTCACAGACTTCTTTTGAGAAAAATAGCGAGGGCATCCTCGAAGTGCAAGAAATGTTCACCAATGTAGACAACTACATGCAAAACTTTGCGGATAAAACGAAAAACCTGCAAGAGTTCATCATCCATGTTCACAGCATGATTCAGGAAGTCGGCGCAAAAGTAGAAGTCAACGCAGATATTACCGACAAGAACAAAGAGAGCCTGGAAGAAGTGCTTGTTCTCGTTTCTGAGCAAAAAGACGAAGTCGTTAAGGTTTCTGGCGGCTTTGAAAAAATCGAACAACAGATGCGTGGTCTCCATATGTAA
- a CDS encoding YiaA/YiaB family inner membrane protein, giving the protein MYPQKHRMRNTGAFTFLAYFTLGAGVLLFSIGLYNATGLQLHEKGYYIACMLLVAVGSILTQKVVRDNAEDRAIIEEQEREFNLKVSKAEKDTPK; this is encoded by the coding sequence ATGTATCCACAAAAGCATCGGATGCGCAACACGGGAGCCTTCACTTTCTTGGCATACTTTACATTGGGTGCAGGTGTACTGCTATTTTCTATCGGTTTATACAATGCAACAGGTCTTCAGCTGCACGAAAAGGGGTATTATATCGCATGTATGCTTCTGGTAGCAGTTGGATCGATTTTGACGCAAAAAGTAGTGAGAGATAATGCAGAGGATCGAGCGATTATCGAGGAACAGGAAAGAGAATTTAATTTGAAGGTATCGAAAGCGGAGAAAGATACGCCGAAATAG
- a CDS encoding DNA alkylation repair protein, translating to MTLEEVMQKLEAMGTEQTKKTLLRHGAKEPLFGVRVGDMKKLVKEVKRDQQLVQALYDTGNYDAMYLAGLTVDPKSMTKERLQAWVKEASWYAPAEYTVASVAAESPFAMELAREWIESKEEMVATCGWNTYSNYLSIIPDEQLDKEEIKRLLMRVKETIHQEQNRVRYTMNQFVISVGAYVPELHQEALEVATEIGKVHVDVGQTACKVPLATEYIKKIEERGSVGKKKKTCIC from the coding sequence ATGACGCTGGAAGAAGTCATGCAGAAGCTCGAAGCGATGGGGACAGAGCAGACGAAAAAAACGTTATTGCGGCATGGGGCGAAAGAGCCTTTGTTTGGCGTGCGAGTGGGCGATATGAAAAAGCTGGTCAAGGAGGTAAAGCGTGATCAGCAGCTCGTCCAGGCGCTGTACGATACGGGAAACTACGACGCCATGTACTTGGCAGGATTGACGGTTGACCCGAAGAGCATGACAAAAGAGCGGCTGCAGGCTTGGGTCAAGGAAGCGTCTTGGTACGCGCCCGCCGAATATACGGTTGCGAGTGTAGCCGCTGAGAGCCCTTTTGCCATGGAGTTGGCACGAGAATGGATCGAGTCAAAAGAAGAGATGGTAGCCACATGTGGGTGGAATACGTATTCGAACTACTTGTCGATTATTCCCGATGAACAGCTAGATAAAGAAGAAATCAAGCGGCTCCTTATGAGAGTGAAGGAGACGATTCACCAGGAACAAAATCGCGTACGGTACACCATGAATCAATTCGTTATTTCAGTAGGAGCATATGTACCGGAGCTTCATCAGGAAGCGTTGGAAGTGGCCACAGAAATTGGCAAAGTGCATGTGGACGTCGGACAGACAGCGTGCAAGGTTCCGTTGGCTACGGAGTATATCAAAAAGATAGAGGAACGCGGGAGTGTCGGAAAAAAGAAAAAGACGTGCATCTGCTAG
- a CDS encoding DNA alkylation repair protein: MPDSVHTRKGAVKASLIPENVLALLHAGELESVNLTEWQAVDHIHLLRSVLPHVQLDAHVSPLVDQLEETGSTSGMKAIRLIGQELLAILHKSGEPIATSPVFLSLATHKSDSVRCWSAYIIGLDNTLSVEEKLRQIRKFAADHHFGVREIAWMAIRDSLVHDLNHSIQLLSEWVLDTDENIRRFAVEATRPRGVWCKHIDALKNDPARCLPLLTPVKSDLSKYVQDSVGNWLNDASKSQPSWVIQLCDEWLSISDSKETKRIVTKAKRTILKTQTEQK, from the coding sequence ATGCCGGATTCGGTACACACGAGAAAAGGAGCAGTTAAAGCCTCGCTCATCCCTGAAAATGTATTAGCACTCCTTCATGCTGGAGAATTAGAAAGCGTCAATTTGACTGAATGGCAGGCTGTGGATCATATTCATCTGTTACGAAGCGTTCTGCCTCATGTTCAATTAGATGCGCATGTCTCTCCACTTGTTGATCAATTAGAAGAAACGGGATCTACGAGCGGAATGAAGGCTATCCGTCTGATTGGACAAGAACTACTTGCGATCTTACACAAATCGGGTGAACCCATAGCTACGTCTCCCGTTTTCCTATCGTTGGCCACCCACAAGTCAGACAGTGTACGTTGCTGGAGTGCCTATATCATTGGCTTGGACAACACCTTATCGGTCGAAGAAAAACTAAGGCAAATAAGAAAATTCGCGGCAGATCATCATTTTGGAGTGAGAGAGATCGCATGGATGGCGATTCGAGATTCTCTCGTGCATGATCTGAACCATTCCATTCAACTCCTGAGCGAATGGGTACTGGATACCGACGAAAATATTCGCCGCTTTGCGGTAGAGGCCACACGCCCACGAGGTGTCTGGTGTAAGCATATTGACGCATTGAAAAATGATCCAGCTCGCTGCCTGCCTTTGCTCACGCCAGTGAAGTCAGATCTATCTAAATATGTTCAAGATTCTGTAGGGAATTGGTTGAACGATGCGAGTAAATCACAACCAAGCTGGGTGATACAGCTTTGTGACGAGTGGCTAAGCATCTCTGATTCAAAGGAAACGAAAAGAATTGTAACCAAAGCGAAAAGAACCATCCTGAAGACCCAAACCGAACAGAAATGA
- a CDS encoding Crp/Fnr family transcriptional regulator, with protein MNRITYLSQFYLLNSLSEESLRLIDQLTSLTPFPKNTCIQTPETFSEGFYFIKQGKVRLYKVNRDGRQFTFDILGEGNVFGEVDLLSLGTREMYIETIEDCLICKMSKAKFESYIIEHPQLMMKIMRLISDRMVSISQAAENLALLPLQDRIISTLVRLADQFGNPNSSAFLQIELPLSHQELAHFVGASREAVTVALRALAREELIQTGFKTISIHRDNILKKM; from the coding sequence ATGAACCGAATCACATATTTATCCCAATTTTATTTGTTGAATTCATTATCCGAGGAAAGTTTGCGCTTAATCGATCAATTAACCTCCTTAACCCCTTTCCCCAAAAATACGTGCATTCAAACACCAGAAACTTTTTCAGAGGGCTTCTACTTCATCAAACAGGGGAAAGTACGTTTATATAAAGTAAATCGGGATGGTCGGCAGTTTACATTTGATATCCTTGGGGAAGGCAATGTGTTTGGAGAAGTGGATTTGCTCTCATTAGGTACACGGGAGATGTATATAGAAACCATCGAAGACTGCCTCATTTGTAAAATGAGCAAAGCAAAATTTGAGAGCTACATAATCGAACACCCGCAACTGATGATGAAGATCATGAGGCTCATTAGCGATAGAATGGTTTCGATCAGCCAAGCAGCCGAAAATCTTGCCCTTCTCCCTTTACAAGATCGCATTATTTCCACGTTAGTAAGGCTTGCCGACCAATTTGGCAATCCTAACAGTTCTGCGTTTCTACAAATTGAGTTACCTCTTTCCCATCAAGAGCTCGCCCATTTTGTCGGGGCATCCAGGGAAGCTGTGACGGTAGCATTACGTGCTTTAGCAAGAGAAGAACTAATTCAAACAGGCTTTAAAACCATTTCCATTCATCGGGACAACATTTTAAAGAAGATGTAA